A window of the Alkalidesulfovibrio alkalitolerans DSM 16529 genome harbors these coding sequences:
- the selD gene encoding selenide, water dikinase SelD → MSEKRITLVDTVKAAGUAAKIPPGDLEEVLAALGTVADPRLLVGVAGNEDACVLSFPGGKALVQTVDFFTPIVDDAYAFGQIAAANALSDVYAMGGEPLCAMNIVCFPIKKMPRAILTDILRGGRDKVLEAGAVPAGGHSVEDDETKYGLAVSGVVDPDRVATNKGLLPGDRLILTKPLGTGVLSTALKAKWQGFERFEELLIAWASRLNATGGRVIRELGLRAATDVTGFGLGGHLLEMAHASNVSIALASADVPVIDEALDLAAMGLLPAGSHANRKFCASAVHVEPGVDGLRADLCFDAQTSGGLVLAVPEEKVPDALRMLAEAGEPAHVVGRVHAQGELPARLTLLR, encoded by the coding sequence GTGAGCGAAAAACGCATCACCCTGGTGGATACTGTTAAAGCCGCCGGTTGAGCGGCCAAGATTCCTCCCGGGGACCTGGAGGAAGTACTGGCCGCGCTCGGCACCGTCGCCGACCCGCGCCTCCTCGTGGGCGTTGCAGGCAACGAGGACGCGTGCGTCCTATCCTTCCCAGGCGGCAAGGCACTTGTCCAGACCGTCGACTTCTTCACGCCCATCGTTGACGACGCCTACGCCTTCGGGCAGATCGCGGCGGCCAACGCCCTCTCCGACGTCTACGCCATGGGCGGTGAGCCGCTGTGTGCCATGAACATAGTCTGCTTCCCCATCAAGAAGATGCCTCGCGCAATCCTCACGGACATCCTGCGCGGCGGCCGAGACAAAGTCCTCGAGGCGGGGGCGGTTCCGGCGGGCGGGCACAGCGTGGAGGACGACGAGACCAAGTACGGCCTGGCGGTCTCGGGCGTGGTCGATCCCGACCGCGTGGCCACCAACAAGGGGCTTTTGCCCGGCGACAGGCTGATCCTTACCAAGCCTCTGGGCACGGGCGTCTTGTCCACGGCGCTGAAGGCGAAGTGGCAGGGTTTCGAGCGCTTCGAGGAATTGCTCATCGCCTGGGCCTCGCGCCTGAACGCCACGGGCGGCCGAGTGATCCGCGAACTCGGGCTTCGCGCTGCAACGGACGTCACGGGCTTCGGCCTGGGCGGTCATCTTCTGGAGATGGCCCATGCCTCGAACGTCTCCATCGCGCTTGCCAGCGCCGACGTTCCGGTCATCGACGAGGCGCTGGACCTCGCCGCCATGGGGCTTTTGCCCGCAGGCAGCCACGCCAACCGCAAATTTTGCGCGAGCGCCGTGCATGTCGAGCCGGGAGTGGACGGACTGAGGGCGGATTTGTGCTTCGACGCCCAGACCTCCGGCGGTCTGGTGCTGGCCGTGCCCGAGGAAAAGGTCCCGGACGCCCTGCGCATGCTCGCGGAGGCGGGAGAACCCGCCCACGTCGTGGGCCGGGTGCACGCGCAGGGCGAGTTGCCTGCACGGCTCACGTTGCTGCGCTGA
- a CDS encoding TetR/AcrR family transcriptional regulator, which translates to MGKIKAIVDAAQILFAEKGYENTPVSDIAKAAGVAGGTVIYHFKNKENLLFIVTWRVHYSLFKATLKSLTPARSGLDAALSFVAAFFEYLRKRAGEFQLILKNTAYDTLDVNAFPNADLKLMHLRYLRLLQEGLERGIEDGSVRACDPMSVSHVIYAMLIGAARLHLSHGEDLENLAAESMAFVRARLENPAPALA; encoded by the coding sequence ATGGGCAAGATCAAGGCAATCGTGGACGCGGCGCAAATCCTGTTTGCCGAAAAGGGCTACGAGAACACCCCCGTGTCCGACATCGCCAAGGCCGCAGGCGTTGCAGGCGGCACCGTCATCTACCATTTCAAGAACAAGGAGAACCTGCTCTTCATCGTCACTTGGCGTGTGCATTACTCCCTATTCAAGGCCACCCTCAAGAGCCTGACGCCCGCGCGAAGCGGGCTTGACGCGGCTCTTTCCTTCGTAGCCGCCTTCTTCGAGTACCTGCGCAAGCGAGCCGGGGAATTCCAACTCATCCTCAAGAACACGGCCTACGACACCCTCGACGTGAACGCATTCCCCAACGCCGACCTGAAGCTCATGCATCTGCGTTATCTGCGACTGCTGCAGGAAGGCCTGGAGCGGGGCATCGAGGACGGCTCCGTCCGTGCCTGCGATCCCATGTCCGTCTCCCACGTCATCTACGCCATGCTCATCGGCGCAGCCCGGCTGCACCTTTCGCATGGAGAGGATCTGGAGAACTTGGCCGCCGAATCCATGGCCTTCGTGCGCGCCCGCCTGGAAAACCCCGCGCCCGCTTTGGCGTGA
- a CDS encoding malic enzyme-like NAD(P)-binding protein yields MALFTPEEALAYHGKGRKGKVEVVPTKPCLTQKHLSMAYTPGVALACKAIEKDPALAYDYTTKGNLVAVVSNGTAVLGLGNIGPAAGKPVMEGKGVLFKVFADVDVFDINLDCKDPDKLIEIVKAMEPTFGGINLEDIKAPECFHIEETLKREMGIPVFHDDQHGTAIISGAGLLNALEISGKKAGDIVVVVSGAGAGAIACTKFYEALGVKRSNIHMFDSRGHLHKGRSDLNEHKMAYAQDKALPSLAEAMKGADCFLGLSVGGMVKPEMVAAMAKNPIIFACANPDPEIPYPDAKAARPDVIMATGRSDFPNQINNVLGFPFIFRGALDVRASTINEEMKVAAAQALAALAKEPVPDYVKKAYGVSEMEFGIDYIIPKPLDLRVIEWESPAVAKAAMDSGVAAKTLDLDAYKVELRERLAASRARMESFIASYGLDI; encoded by the coding sequence ATGGCTTTGTTCACCCCGGAGGAGGCGCTGGCCTATCACGGCAAGGGCCGCAAAGGAAAGGTGGAAGTCGTTCCCACCAAGCCCTGCCTGACCCAGAAGCACCTCTCCATGGCTTACACCCCCGGCGTCGCCCTGGCCTGCAAGGCCATCGAAAAAGACCCCGCCCTGGCCTACGACTACACGACCAAGGGCAACCTCGTGGCCGTGGTCTCCAACGGCACCGCGGTGCTCGGCCTTGGCAACATCGGCCCGGCCGCTGGCAAACCGGTCATGGAAGGCAAGGGCGTCCTGTTCAAGGTCTTCGCCGACGTCGACGTCTTCGACATCAACCTGGACTGCAAGGATCCCGACAAGCTCATCGAGATCGTCAAGGCCATGGAGCCGACGTTCGGCGGCATCAACCTCGAAGACATCAAGGCGCCCGAGTGCTTCCACATCGAGGAAACCCTCAAGCGCGAGATGGGCATCCCGGTCTTTCACGACGACCAGCACGGCACGGCCATCATTTCCGGCGCCGGTCTTCTGAACGCGCTGGAGATCTCGGGCAAGAAAGCCGGGGATATCGTGGTCGTGGTCTCGGGCGCGGGCGCGGGAGCCATCGCCTGCACCAAGTTCTACGAGGCGCTGGGCGTGAAGCGCTCCAACATCCACATGTTCGATTCGCGCGGACACCTGCACAAGGGCCGCTCCGACCTGAACGAACACAAAATGGCCTACGCCCAGGACAAGGCCCTGCCGTCCCTGGCCGAGGCCATGAAGGGCGCGGACTGCTTCCTGGGACTTTCGGTGGGCGGCATGGTCAAGCCCGAGATGGTGGCCGCCATGGCCAAAAATCCCATCATCTTCGCTTGCGCCAACCCCGATCCGGAAATCCCCTACCCCGACGCCAAGGCCGCACGCCCCGATGTGATCATGGCCACGGGCCGTTCGGACTTCCCCAATCAGATCAATAATGTGCTGGGCTTCCCCTTCATCTTCCGCGGCGCGCTCGACGTTCGCGCCTCGACCATCAACGAAGAGATGAAAGTGGCTGCCGCCCAGGCCCTGGCCGCCCTGGCCAAGGAACCGGTGCCCGATTACGTGAAGAAGGCCTACGGCGTTTCGGAGATGGAGTTCGGCATCGATTACATCATTCCCAAGCCGCTCGACCTTCGCGTCATCGAGTGGGAATCCCCGGCCGTGGCCAAGGCCGCCATGGACAGCGGCGTCGCGGCCAAAACCTTGGACCTGGATGCCTACAAAGTCGAGCTGCGCGAGCGCTTGGCCGCCTCGCGCGCCCGCATGGAATCCTTCATCGCCAGCTACGGGCTGGACATCTAG
- a CDS encoding MTH1187 family thiamine-binding protein: MSVLAELSIFPIGAGESVSESVALAVDVIRASGLAHELGPMGTTLEGEWDEVMTVVGRCHEVLRERHPRVYLTLKVDSRQGAGGRLAAKTASVRRLLGDET; this comes from the coding sequence ATGAGCGTGCTGGCGGAGTTGTCGATATTTCCCATTGGCGCGGGCGAAAGCGTGAGCGAGTCCGTGGCCCTGGCCGTGGATGTCATCCGCGCAAGCGGTCTGGCGCATGAGCTGGGCCCCATGGGCACAACCCTGGAAGGCGAGTGGGACGAGGTCATGACCGTTGTCGGCCGTTGCCACGAGGTCCTTCGCGAGCGCCATCCGCGCGTCTACCTGACCTTGAAGGTCGATTCGCGCCAGGGCGCGGGCGGCAGGCTCGCGGCCAAGACGGCCTCGGTGCGCCGCCTGCTCGGGGACGAGACGTGA
- the thiE gene encoding thiamine phosphate synthase → MKRFDLSVYLVTDRPLCGGRALIDVVAEAAAGGVTLVQLREKEAGTREFVELARAVKKALAPLGVPLLVNDRLDVALACGADGVHVGQSDMHPSDARAILGPGAIIGLSVETPELARAARDFPVDYLGAGPVFPTATKADAAPVLGLSGLGEVVGLAGRPVVGIGGIGPANAMEVLRAGAHGVAVVSALCAAFSPREAARELLQLVRAARGVQD, encoded by the coding sequence GTGAAGCGCTTCGATCTCTCTGTGTATCTGGTCACGGATCGGCCGCTGTGCGGCGGGCGCGCCCTGATCGACGTGGTGGCCGAGGCCGCCGCGGGCGGGGTCACGCTCGTGCAGTTGCGCGAGAAAGAGGCCGGCACGCGCGAGTTCGTGGAACTGGCCAGGGCCGTGAAGAAGGCGCTTGCGCCTCTGGGCGTGCCGCTGCTCGTCAACGACCGCCTCGACGTGGCCCTGGCCTGCGGAGCCGACGGCGTGCACGTGGGCCAATCGGACATGCACCCGTCCGACGCGCGGGCCATTCTCGGGCCCGGCGCGATCATCGGGCTCTCCGTGGAGACGCCCGAACTCGCCCGGGCCGCGCGCGATTTTCCGGTGGACTATCTCGGCGCGGGGCCGGTCTTCCCCACCGCGACCAAGGCCGACGCCGCGCCGGTGCTCGGTCTTTCGGGGCTTGGCGAGGTCGTGGGGCTGGCCGGACGGCCCGTGGTGGGCATCGGCGGCATCGGCCCCGCCAACGCCATGGAGGTGTTGCGGGCCGGGGCCCACGGCGTGGCCGTAGTCTCGGCGCTGTGCGCGGCCTTCTCCCCGCGCGAGGCGGCGCGCGAGCTTTTGCAACTCGTACGCGCGGCACGCGGTGTGCAAGACTGA
- a CDS encoding glycosyltransferase family 9 protein, producing MRLLLVNLTRFGDLVQSQVCITGLAEQGFEVHLAVLDNFSQAARLLRGVTSIRPVPGSRFLFTPGADWRQGLAEFWRFADSLEREVAPEVVANITPSLPGRLLARRFEAARQVGLGLDAEGFARDESPWAAFLQTASRHRGTSPFNVADIFCRVAGLPAPGRPRVLSLAQPEEAVRLKAEELLREAPEAPGGLVALQLGASEDRRRWPLEYFARLGGLLWEKCAALPVLLGGPDETRLAERYAVLAGHPHLSLVGRTTLPELAAVLGLVRLLVSNDTGTMHLAAGMGAPVLAVFLCTAQAFDTGPYQPGALCLEPDMVCHPCAFGAACAHDEACRRAIGPEGVFSAAAARLAGPRWGDAPPPGSRAWITGHDTSGYLALDRLGGGMDDRQAWLLTQRAFYRQFLDGARAPALDGLPPLSGEARAALAATLAEACTVLALLCSQGALLIHSPRPALKTKFLAYWQRLTALLQADPRLAPLGWLLAGQGEEQGGRLPEFLALLERYRDGLGALARHIGQ from the coding sequence ATGCGTCTTCTGCTCGTCAACCTGACTCGCTTCGGCGACCTTGTGCAAAGTCAGGTCTGTATCACGGGCCTTGCGGAGCAGGGCTTCGAGGTCCACCTCGCGGTCCTGGATAACTTCAGCCAGGCGGCCCGCCTTTTGCGCGGCGTGACCAGCATTCGACCCGTGCCCGGCTCACGGTTTCTCTTCACGCCGGGGGCGGACTGGCGGCAGGGGCTGGCCGAGTTCTGGCGCTTTGCCGACTCGCTGGAACGCGAGGTGGCGCCCGAAGTAGTGGCGAACATCACGCCGTCGCTTCCGGGCCGTCTGTTGGCCCGGCGTTTCGAGGCCGCGCGGCAGGTGGGCCTGGGGCTGGACGCGGAGGGCTTCGCCCGCGACGAGAGCCCCTGGGCGGCCTTTTTGCAGACCGCGAGCAGGCATCGCGGCACGAGCCCCTTCAACGTCGCGGACATCTTTTGCCGCGTGGCCGGTCTGCCCGCGCCGGGCAGGCCGCGCGTCCTTTCGCTCGCACAGCCCGAGGAGGCCGTGCGCCTGAAGGCCGAGGAACTGCTGCGCGAAGCGCCCGAAGCTCCCGGCGGTCTCGTGGCCCTGCAACTGGGGGCCAGCGAGGACCGCCGCCGCTGGCCGCTGGAATATTTTGCCCGCCTGGGCGGCCTGCTTTGGGAAAAATGCGCCGCCCTGCCGGTGCTGCTCGGCGGGCCGGACGAGACGCGGCTGGCCGAACGCTACGCCGTGCTGGCTGGACATCCGCACCTCTCGCTCGTGGGCCGCACCACGCTGCCCGAGCTGGCTGCCGTGCTCGGCCTCGTGCGCCTTCTGGTCAGCAACGACACCGGCACCATGCACCTCGCGGCCGGGATGGGCGCGCCGGTGCTGGCCGTGTTCCTGTGCACGGCCCAGGCTTTCGACACCGGGCCGTACCAACCCGGAGCCCTGTGCCTGGAGCCGGACATGGTCTGCCACCCCTGCGCCTTCGGTGCGGCCTGCGCGCACGACGAGGCCTGCCGCCGGGCCATCGGTCCCGAGGGCGTTTTTTCTGCCGCGGCCGCGCGCCTTGCCGGACCGAGGTGGGGCGATGCGCCGCCGCCCGGCTCACGCGCCTGGATCACGGGCCACGACACGTCCGGCTACCTTGCGCTCGACCGCCTGGGCGGCGGCATGGACGACCGCCAGGCCTGGTTGCTCACGCAGCGCGCCTTTTATCGTCAGTTCCTTGACGGAGCGCGCGCCCCGGCGCTCGACGGCCTGCCGCCTCTCTCTGGAGAGGCGCGGGCCGCGCTTGCCGCCACGCTCGCCGAAGCCTGCACCGTGCTCGCGCTCCTGTGCAGCCAGGGCGCGCTGCTCATCCACTCCCCGCGTCCGGCCCTGAAGACCAAGTTCCTGGCCTACTGGCAGCGCCTGACCGCGCTCTTGCAGGCCGACCCGCGCCTTGCCCCCCTGGGCTGGCTTCTGGCTGGGCAGGGCGAGGAGCAGGGAGGCCGCCTGCCGGAGTTCCTGGCGCTCCTCGAACGATACCGCGACGGCCTCGGGGCGCTCGCACGACACATCGGTCAATAA
- a CDS encoding ribonuclease H-like domain-containing protein yields MLPNTFCHLPGIGVRTEEKLWAAGVLDWDAFTQAHGLMTPHRHAQAAALIDESRERLAAGDAEFFAARLPAQEHWRLWPHFAQATAYIDIETTGLGRGLDHITSIALFDGTSVRTYVHGRNLERFEDDIRAYKLLVTFNGKAFDAPFIEREMRITLPKAHVDLRYLLKRVGLSGGLKRCEKALGLGRDELDGVDGYFAVLLWKRFLDTRDERVLETMLAYNAEDVLSLAPLLRHAAEKLLCGSPFAARVALPDCPPCQNPHEPDVALVRRMKGIYFRGR; encoded by the coding sequence ATGTTGCCCAACACGTTCTGCCATCTGCCCGGAATAGGGGTGCGCACCGAGGAGAAGCTCTGGGCCGCGGGCGTCCTCGACTGGGACGCCTTTACCCAGGCCCACGGCCTCATGACCCCCCACCGCCACGCCCAGGCCGCCGCGCTCATCGACGAATCGCGCGAGCGCCTGGCCGCGGGCGACGCCGAGTTCTTCGCCGCGCGCCTGCCCGCCCAGGAGCACTGGCGGCTGTGGCCCCATTTCGCCCAGGCCACGGCCTACATCGACATCGAGACCACGGGCCTTGGCCGGGGGCTCGACCACATCACCTCCATCGCCCTGTTCGACGGCACAAGCGTGCGCACCTACGTGCACGGCCGCAATCTCGAACGCTTCGAGGACGACATTCGCGCCTACAAGCTGCTCGTGACCTTCAATGGCAAGGCCTTCGACGCACCCTTCATCGAGCGAGAGATGCGGATAACGCTGCCCAAGGCCCATGTGGACCTGCGCTATCTGCTGAAGCGGGTGGGGCTCTCGGGTGGGCTCAAGCGCTGCGAAAAGGCGCTCGGCCTTGGCCGCGACGAACTCGACGGGGTGGACGGCTACTTCGCCGTGCTGCTCTGGAAGCGCTTTCTCGACACCCGCGACGAGCGGGTGCTGGAGACCATGCTGGCCTACAACGCCGAGGACGTGCTCTCGCTCGCCCCGCTTCTGCGCCATGCGGCCGAAAAGCTGCTGTGCGGTTCGCCCTTCGCGGCCCGCGTGGCCCTGCCCGACTGCCCGCCGTGCCAAAATCCCCACGAGCCCGACGTGGCCCTGGTGCGCCGCATGAAGGGCATCTATTTCAGGGGCCGCTAA
- a CDS encoding response regulator: MSEKVLLVDDDPEFLSVMAERMRGRGMDVATAASAAEALDLAHKESFDAVILDLQMPKMDGIEALKALKADQPEAQIIFLTGHATVEKGIEAMKLGAMDFVEKPADLNKLSEKIKSAKAHKMIIVEKQTEEKIRDIMVGRPW, encoded by the coding sequence ATGTCTGAGAAAGTGCTGCTGGTCGACGACGACCCCGAATTCCTGTCGGTCATGGCGGAACGCATGCGAGGCAGGGGCATGGATGTGGCCACGGCTGCTTCGGCCGCCGAGGCTTTGGATCTGGCGCACAAGGAGTCCTTCGACGCCGTGATCCTGGATCTGCAGATGCCCAAGATGGACGGCATCGAGGCGTTGAAGGCCCTCAAGGCCGACCAGCCTGAAGCGCAGATCATCTTCCTCACCGGTCACGCCACCGTGGAAAAGGGCATCGAGGCCATGAAGCTCGGCGCCATGGACTTCGTGGAGAAGCCCGCGGACCTGAACAAGCTCTCCGAGAAGATCAAGAGCGCCAAGGCGCATAAAATGATCATCGTGGAGAAGCAGACCGAGGAAAAGATCCGCGACATCATGGTCGGCCGCCCCTGGTAG
- a CDS encoding histidine kinase A domain protein gives MNSAPSNAASAEFQRLAFFGRISASVSHDIKNCLAVINENAGLLEDIAHLASAERPLDPGRVVATASRVKEQVRKADFIVKNMNTFAHSADKPAMTFDLCESVTLLLDLSARLAARKGAKISVTLPSKPLMISASPFRVMQALFGCIEMALAQAGEEARLTVSAASTPSGAQLLVERDAWNGHPLAAEVAELAETAGGVVYLNENGSIVLELGETGNCSCPSMART, from the coding sequence ATGAACAGCGCGCCGTCCAACGCAGCCTCGGCCGAATTCCAAAGACTGGCCTTTTTCGGGCGCATCAGCGCCTCGGTATCGCACGACATCAAGAACTGCCTGGCCGTCATCAATGAGAACGCCGGGCTTTTGGAAGACATCGCCCACCTTGCGAGCGCGGAACGCCCCCTCGATCCCGGCCGCGTCGTCGCCACGGCCTCCAGGGTCAAGGAGCAAGTACGCAAAGCGGACTTCATAGTGAAGAACATGAACACCTTCGCTCACAGCGCGGACAAGCCCGCCATGACCTTCGACCTGTGCGAGAGCGTCACCCTGCTGCTCGATCTTTCCGCACGGCTTGCGGCTCGCAAGGGGGCGAAGATATCCGTGACGCTGCCGAGCAAACCGCTGATGATCTCCGCGAGTCCTTTCCGCGTCATGCAGGCCCTTTTTGGCTGCATAGAAATGGCATTGGCCCAGGCCGGAGAGGAGGCCCGGCTGACAGTGAGCGCCGCATCGACTCCCTCGGGCGCTCAGTTGCTCGTGGAGCGCGACGCATGGAACGGCCACCCCCTCGCGGCCGAGGTCGCGGAACTCGCCGAAACGGCGGGCGGTGTCGTGTACCTGAATGAAAACGGTTCAATCGTGCTCGAACTGGGCGAGACCGGAAATTGCTCCTGTCCGTCCATGGCCCGCACGTAA
- a CDS encoding response regulator, which produces MHVLLVDDEEELVSALAERLSFRGMDADWALSGEAAIKAARSKHYDVAVLDMKMPRMGGIDLMHELKDIQPGMRFIFLTGHGSMRDFKAGTAEAGRAFYLVKPVPIELLLEKIHEATKTQET; this is translated from the coding sequence ATGCATGTTCTGCTGGTCGATGACGAAGAAGAACTGGTCTCCGCGCTCGCGGAACGCCTCTCCTTTCGAGGGATGGACGCCGACTGGGCCTTGAGCGGCGAAGCGGCCATCAAGGCCGCCCGATCCAAGCACTACGACGTTGCCGTGCTTGACATGAAAATGCCTCGCATGGGCGGCATCGACCTGATGCACGAGTTGAAGGACATCCAACCCGGAATGCGCTTCATTTTCCTGACAGGCCACGGCTCCATGCGCGATTTCAAGGCCGGGACGGCAGAGGCGGGCAGGGCATTCTACCTCGTCAAGCCCGTGCCCATCGAACTTCTCCTAGAGAAGATCCACGAGGCCACGAAAACGCAGGAGACGTGA
- a CDS encoding sensor histidine kinase produces MPLSHHITPSFWNRDDMKSHFKSLFNYRKLWRFAVLLTLGVSLLPLLAVAVIDYTITETAAEQETVLRTSRLVSNTRRIIDAFFDERLHALMFIAADNTMPDLAYESRLWDVLLHLQGSFGGFVDIGVIDANGLQLNYVGPYNLLGRDYSKQDWFQKTLQKGTYISEVSTGFRGVPHISISVRKDLPGGEFFILRATIDTDRFNQIVKGLYLASRGDAFIINRDRVLQTPSRNHGDVLTTIDLPLPPWSASSEVIEIKGESGRLLSIGYAYIHRTPFVLVIVKDRDELLSSWHSSRRSLLGFLFISIGIMVLVLVGVATMLVNRIHLADLRRVQALRQAEHASKMASIGRLAAGVAHEINNPLAIIGEKAGLMKDIFVFEGKYAQDKRLMGLADSILAAVERGGAITKRLLGFARHIDMSVKSVDVLEIIKECLEFLHKEAEFRSIEINVQSDENVPVFESDHGKLQQIFINIFNNAFAAMSEGGHLNVHITPGEGEVVVHISDDGCGIPKEDLGHIFEPFFSTKKGEGGTGLGLSITYGLVQELGGRIEVESTVGKGTTFHVHLPTTRPPKKE; encoded by the coding sequence ATGCCTCTCAGTCATCACATCACGCCATCCTTTTGGAACCGCGACGACATGAAGTCGCATTTCAAAAGTCTCTTCAACTACCGCAAACTGTGGCGCTTTGCGGTCCTGCTCACCCTTGGCGTCAGCCTTCTGCCGCTTCTGGCCGTGGCCGTCATCGATTACACCATCACCGAAACCGCGGCGGAGCAGGAGACCGTTCTCAGAACCTCGCGCCTGGTCTCCAACACCCGGCGCATCATCGACGCCTTCTTCGACGAACGCCTCCACGCGCTCATGTTCATCGCCGCCGACAACACCATGCCGGATCTCGCATACGAGAGCCGCCTGTGGGATGTTCTGCTCCACCTGCAAGGAAGCTTCGGCGGCTTCGTGGATATCGGGGTCATCGACGCCAATGGCCTGCAACTGAACTATGTCGGCCCTTACAACCTGCTAGGCCGCGACTACTCCAAGCAGGACTGGTTCCAGAAGACGTTGCAAAAAGGAACGTACATCAGCGAGGTTTCCACGGGATTTCGCGGCGTTCCGCACATCTCCATTTCCGTGCGCAAGGACCTGCCCGGCGGCGAATTCTTCATCCTGCGCGCGACCATCGACACCGATCGCTTCAACCAGATAGTCAAGGGACTTTATCTCGCCTCCAGGGGCGACGCCTTCATCATCAACCGCGACAGGGTGTTGCAGACCCCCTCGCGCAATCATGGCGACGTGCTCACGACGATCGACCTGCCCCTGCCGCCATGGTCGGCATCCAGTGAAGTCATAGAAATCAAGGGGGAATCTGGGCGCCTGTTGAGCATCGGCTACGCCTACATCCACCGGACCCCATTCGTCCTGGTCATCGTCAAAGACCGCGACGAACTGCTCAGTTCCTGGCATTCCTCGCGCAGGAGCCTGCTCGGCTTCCTCTTCATCAGCATCGGCATCATGGTGCTCGTGCTCGTCGGCGTCGCCACCATGCTCGTCAACCGCATCCATCTGGCCGACCTGCGGCGCGTCCAGGCCCTGCGTCAGGCCGAACACGCGAGCAAGATGGCCTCCATCGGACGGCTGGCCGCAGGCGTCGCCCACGAGATCAACAACCCGCTGGCCATCATCGGCGAAAAGGCGGGGCTGATGAAGGACATCTTCGTCTTCGAGGGCAAATACGCCCAGGACAAGCGCCTGATGGGGCTTGCGGACTCCATCCTGGCCGCGGTGGAGCGCGGCGGCGCGATAACCAAGCGGCTCCTCGGCTTCGCGCGGCACATCGACATGAGCGTCAAGAGTGTCGACGTTCTCGAAATCATCAAGGAATGCCTGGAGTTTTTGCACAAGGAAGCCGAATTCCGGTCCATCGAAATCAACGTACAAAGCGACGAAAACGTGCCGGTTTTCGAAAGCGACCACGGCAAGCTCCAGCAGATATTCATCAACATTTTCAACAACGCCTTCGCGGCCATGTCCGAGGGAGGCCACCTCAACGTCCACATCACTCCGGGCGAAGGCGAGGTGGTCGTCCACATCTCCGACGACGGTTGCGGCATTCCCAAGGAAGACCTTGGACACATCTTCGAGCCCTTTTTCTCCACGAAAAAGGGAGAAGGCGGCACAGGACTGGGCCTGTCCATCACATACGGCCTGGTACAGGAACTCGGCGGCCGCATCGAGGTCGAAAGCACCGTGGGCAAGGGAACGACCTTCCATGTGCATCTTCCGACCACGCGCCCGCCGAAAAAGGAGTAG